CACACATTGACTGAATGGAACAGCTAATTATTtccaaagacagacaaaaaaagacagacacaagGATGGTACTCACCTGAACGTAACCAAAGGGGAAGTCAGCTCGTGTCTGTCCCATGGATTCCCTGTTGAACTGAGCTCTCCACTCCCTGATCATGGCTTTCTGCTGGCAGTCATACTCCGCCGTGTGGTCCGCGTTGCTCTCCCCTGATCCAGCACAAGGAAAAAAGTCTATGAAAGTaaggaaatttaaaaaaaaaaaagaaagtctgtttaaggtaacataggcacacaaaaaaatagggtcggtaggtcgggatttattttttttaaatttgttttttccctcaaaatatatttttaagttattttgccaaaaaacagacttttttttttaaatttaaattttaaatttttttttctttccccaaatgccaTAAAAAAAGAGGCTAGgatcgcgcgaaaaaatagggtcggtcgggataccgtaaacagactctttttttttttccttatcaTACAAcaaaatgaggcagagcgctgtttagagatctgataaacaaagggaagtaagcgctctaaatgcatagaCATGTGTTAGAGATTAattgagagttattcggaacaagcgactttcattcttatttttatttttattttttatttttaaattttttattttttttaaaggcacagtgcagcctttgttttgcgtttttgttgcaactgagtgcatttacagttcaaaaatcctcctatggtagtaaaacaaacccaaaactacacaacgacgacatctgtgaagctcgacagtttcttgttcacgcgagtgcataaattaacctagttattacgtggtgtttggtcggagttcgattcaactgagtgattccggcctccattttgttttacacaaactcatgatgacgccTGACATTGTTTGCTAGTGACTGTCTTTTaattgtgcatgatgtggtgatctacctgatctaaatttagatccaaaaataggtcaagaccagccgggtccgagtacgaaattaattcgtaaaaaaatgcagttcttgactctttgggtgcaagtcaatgaaacttggtagttcttctaacggatagctgcctgaggtatgactaaaagccccaggggttCCGGTCCGTGCACATGGATtcgacaagttcagtacctttaaacctGCCGCGTTGTCCGCTTTTCTTTCACCTGTGCCAGCAGTTGTGAAAAATTCTCGCGTGATCCGAGTTGCTATCACCTGGTCCGGCAATGTGAGAATATATGAATATACGTATGTTTCATTGGAGCACACTTTTTGTTTAACAATGCACAAGTGTATTAACCTCCCGCGGTGTGGATCGCGTCGCTTTCAAAATGTTTCAGCAAAGTGAAATGTTTTTATGAAAGTCCCCTTCGCCGATGGTTGGTTTGCTTTGCGACTCGGTTTTATTCCTAAGACACAATACAGATTCGATGCAGTTTTATTTCaagaaatgcatttttttttaaacatgccCGCAGTTATAACTGTAAACTTATGATCACAAAAAGTATGAGTTTGTGTACCCTGATACCAAAGGACTCCATACATGGTCATGGCACGAAGTGCATAAATCTTGGCGTTCCACAGAACGTGAGGGTCATGAGGGCAGCAATCTCTGAAAATGTGGACAGACGGTAAGACAGACAGCAGCACAGCagcacagcaacacacacacacacacacacacacacacacacacacacacacacacacacacacacacacaaatgtttaTACTCGGGAATGTGCTCTTTTCGTCGGGATCCTCTCGCCAGGGATacctaaaaaaaaatgttccagACATGTGACGATCTCTATTAGGAAGTTTTCTCTCACTGCAGGCGTTTGAGAAGACAAAAACGCTACAAACACATAGCTGTGTGTGACGACGGGGCAGACGCGGGTGGCTTCAGGAGGCGACCAGGCTTCGATGGGTGTGCCACCCCAGTAAGAGCCTATCAGTCCTATCGGGTAGTTCAGGTGAGACTGCAGGTACTCCGCGTACAGGTAACATACCGCTGAGAATTCTTTCAGTGTGGCTGCAAGAGTGTAATACAAAAATCGTGCACCAGAGACAAAGTATTTGGAGTTCGACTTCgagtttttgttacattttactTTCATAAGTTGTGCGGACTTTGCGTAGGTAAAAACTTCCAAAAAGAGAAGATGCCATCGCATTACTTCCTGTGAAGGAGGGTACGCCcttctaaaaaaacaaatcagGAGACAATCTAGGGCCTACTCAAGATAGTCAATAATGCCTCTCGTACTTGGgggattgtttttttcgaaGACTTGGAGAGTCTCCTGTTGTAGTGGCTTCCCTCTGGGCACCAGTAACTTGCCTAGCAGTGCTGAGCACCAGTAACTTGCCTAGCAGTGCTGAGCACCAGTAACTTGCCTAGTAGTGCTGAGCACCAGTAACTTGCCTAGCAGTGCTGAGCTCCAGTAACTTGCCTAGCAGTGCTGAGCACCAGTAACTTGCCTAGCAGTGCTGAGCACCAGTAACTTGCCTAGCAGTGCTGAGCACCAGTAACTTGCCTAGCAGTGCTGAGCACCAGTAACTTGCCTAGCAGTGCTGAGCACCAGTAACTTGCCTAGCAGTGCTGAGCACCAGTAACTTGCCTAGCAGTGCTGAGCACCAGTAACTTGCCTAGTAGTGCTGAGCACCAGTAACTTGCCTAGCAGTGCTGAGCTCCAGTAACTTGCCTAGCAGTGCTGAGCACAGTAACTTGCCTAGCAGTGCTGAGCACCAGTAACTTGCCTAGCAGTGCTGAGCACAGTAACTTGCCTAGCAGTGCTTAGCACACAGCCCGTACAGTAATTGTTCTCCAGCGTATACACAGCAATGGCTAATTTCTTTTCATTCACTGACTCGTTCATCGCGTACATGCCGTGTCATAGTGAGGCAGAACTGAATTTCAAAGAGATGTTTGCCTGTTTGGCTAGCTCATGGATGGCTTGTCAAGTGAATATTGGCTGTTGATCATGACACATGCGCCGCCCAAAGATTATTTTCTTCTGAAGAGCCTGTTCGCCATGACGTGTATAATGTGAGTCAGCCACCTATAACCTAGTTGTAACcagcttaggccaaaaaaaaaattgtctgtttagggtaacatgaccaaaaaaagtagggtcggtagggaggtattttttttttttttttttttttttgtgtgtgtaaatgctatgttggctgaacattcacttcttatatttgatgaatacatgtttcaaaactaacgtataaataaaacagagagaaagggagagaaagaaacgccaaatgtcttttttttagcatttttaccttttttttttctttttttttttttgaaatcaaaaaaaagtttttgggtcggcgccaaatcgatagggtcggtcgggttaccctaaacagacaatttttttttttttgccttatctgTCACACTAATGACTGCGGCTGTTTTGATCTGCAGTAAAAGGGCAACTTAGTATAGTACTGACTTTGATGATGAACTTGGTCCTCATACGGTTGGATTCGTCGTCTTGTTTGGATGTGTTCGAATGACACATAGACCgtctatgttttttttttttaaatgattgaGCAAATTATCAATACTTTTCTAATGGAAACACCGTTGCTTGCTGACTCATGTCAACACCGGTTCGCTGTGTATGACGTTTAGACGTAGCACTGACGCCGGTTTCTTTAAACCCAACTTTCGTTATATTATATACGTttataaaagaacacaacaagCAAAATCATGACTGTACAGCTTTTCACAGAAGCCACAGGTCTCACATGCGTCATGTGTTCAATGTTCTCGTATTTTATTCAGTGAGGATCGAaatctgtaaaatcgacaagtctggcagcggaacgaaattcagatgtggatggagcagtgagtgcagggacggggcggcgtgagagcgcaccggaacaaggaacaggtgtaaggacaacattaaaaaaaaaaaaaatctgcatgAAATGTCATAAATAAGGCGTTTGTATTGTGCTCCAGTGTCCACGTTCATTGCTGACTAATCAAAGGTCTATTTCAAACTTTCATTACACACTTGCTAATGATTGATCTTATTTTGCGTCAGTGCTGATTTGTATAAACAACATTCAGGGATGACCCTTGAATTGTTTTGAATAGTATATTTCCCCTTTCTTCTCTTCCTCTTTTCCCCCTTCTCTTCCACCGTCTTCCCATTCTCCTTATTTCACTGTTTTTTccacctcctcttcttcctccttctcttcctcaTTCTTCTCCCCTCGGTTAAGTGCCAAACCCGATTTCAGACTGACCTTCAGTGGGTACTGTCCATTGCTGTCCAACCTGAAGATCCTCGACGGTTGTATTAGATTGTGCCCACTGAGTTTTCATGTAGCGAATCGTCTGGAACGTCAACCCTTTCTGAATCTCCGTGCTGGCATTCATCACCTGAAAGAAGGCAGTAAACCATAACGTAAGACAACCGCGCCTGAGTCTATGTGCTGGTATTCATCACCTGAAAGTAAATTACTAACCATCCCGAAAAGACAACCATGACTAAGTCTCCTTGCTTGTATTCATCACCTGAAAGAaagttgtaaaccatcctgaaagACAACCGTGTCCGAGTCTCTGTTCTGGCGGTGATCACGTGCTAGTATTTGTCACCTGAGATTTTACAAAATCATCGTAGACAAGGGTTCCATTCATCGCTGATGATAAATAAAAAGTTACAACATTGTCTTGTCTTAGCTTCTCATCTGACCACCCATGCAGGTTCGCAAAGAAAAAGTAGTAGAGTGGACCCCCGTTATACCCTCTCCCTTtttagacctccacaaatctgaagggggagggggggcgagGAGGAGAGGCgcgggggggaagggggggggggcgggggagggggggggggtaataagACTTTAAAAGATAAGAAGCCTGAAAATGGAGCAACATTTGCAGAGGCTAAGAACACAAAATGAGCGAAACAATGGTCTTACAAGGGCGGAGGTCTTATACCGGGGGTTCCTAAAGgggggttgtttgtttgtttgtttgtttgtttgttcgttcatgggctgaaactcccacggcttttacgggtatgaccgtttttaccccgccatttaggcagccatacgccgctatcggaggaagcatgctgggtattttcgtgtttctataacccaccgaactctgacatggattacaggatctttttcgtgcgcacttggtcttgtgcttgcgtgtacacacgggggtgttcggacaccgaggagagtctgcacacaaagttgactctgagaaataaatcaaaGGGGGGTTTACTCCGCAGTTTCTGAAATGGCGGACTACCTTAGTTCACGTGCTGCTTGTAAGGCATGAATTGCTGGAATGAATACTGATTGATTCTCAAATATGAAAACTGCCGATGTCATCAAGTTTGTACGAGATGCATGAAAAAAAAGCACGCAAAAAAAACCTACACACAAAATGCACGCACAAATGCATGTACGCGCAGGCACCAAACTCACCATTCGAGCGAAAACGCGCCTACTCGTCCGAATAACCCCTTACACTTTCACGAGTAGACCTAACTAAAGAAGGACGTGTTGACATTCATAAAGCACTAACAAAGACAAAGATAGTCACGCTCTTACTCATTGCAAAGAGTGAATTAATGGCATAATCCAGAATGCGCCCCGTAGAAGTGATGTCATATACTGAAGAAAAGCAAACATCCGAGATCTTCTCAGTGAGTCGGGGAACCTACACGGGGATATTATAGAAATAACTTTCCAGACCAAAAGTgtacaaacaaattaaaataatacCTTCTTCATCTCAAACTCCATGTTGCTCTGCCCAGAACACAGCCACACATCGCCGAACAAAACATCATGCAGCGTCACGTGACCGTCATGGGACTTGACGTCTATGGTGAAAGGACCCGGATTTGTAATGGCGGGCAGCATCAGCTTCCACTTCCCGTTCTGAACTTTGCTCGTGACCGCTGACCCCTGACCCATGGCCCGAGCGGTGACGGTGTCGCCCTCTGTATTTGCAAAGCCCCACAGGACGGCTTGCTGCGGTCCTCGCTGTAGAACCATGTGGTCACTGTAGTAGCTGGCCAGCTTGAGGGCACCATGGACTGGAAGAATAATTAACTAGATCACAGGTACAGGAATGTACGCACAGGGATTTACTGACGTGTTTGCATGTCTCTATATcgtcctgtctgtgtctgtctgtctttctgtccgtctctctctctctctctctctctctctctctctctctctctctctctctctctctctctctctctctctctctctctctctctgacgatCTTGTGCTCGTGTCCAACCTACAGAGTGCAAACAGCGGAGCAGGAGTAACATTCTGGTTCATCAAGCATAGTTCCAGAATCATGATTCAAGAGAAACTAGGATACATGCGCCTCGTGGAGACCAGTGGAAACGTGGAACATACCGCAGTACCATCTACACCAGGTTCAAGCAAGAGAGAAGATACTTATTGATTTGATCCGGTTCTAACTTGGTTAAAAACGTTTCGCGATCGAACCTAATTAATCATGTGTATTGCGAAAGTCGATGGGCATTGAACGGACGCTTTTAGCTTCGTTCAGAGCGTGACACGTCTGACATGTTGTAATGTCAGTTTGAATGGACACTCTCATTCATTTCACTTTGTATACATGCACTTTCGGCTTCGGTTTTGATATTTGAGTGTTCGATTACCCTTCCCCAAATCCAGCCCATCTTGCAATGGGCATATTGCCTAAGCAACTAAaccattctgacttctgacttatTTCCCCTCTGGATCGGAACTTGAAGAATGTTCACACTTGttgttaaaggcatactaacgcactcccgtgtttacaaagtgtagtttgcccacaatcgatgtcaaacgcaccataagaccatataatgacgatacgtcaccatgcgcggaccataatacatgcattacagcttgttctagcctctgaaaaagtgaggatgtcaacaaagccgcggtgttctctc
The sequence above is a segment of the Littorina saxatilis isolate snail1 linkage group LG3, US_GU_Lsax_2.0, whole genome shotgun sequence genome. Coding sequences within it:
- the LOC138961192 gene encoding sialate O-acetylesterase-like, which gives rise to MILELCLMNQNVTPAPLFALFHGALKLASYYSDHMVLQRGPQQAVLWGFANTEGDTVTARAMGQGSAVTSKVQNGKWKLMLPAITNPGPFTIDVKSHDGHVTLHDVLFGDVWLCSGQSNMEFEMKKVMNASTEIQKGLTFQTIRYMKTQWAQSNTTVEDLQVGQQWTVPTEATLKEFSAVCYLYAEYLQSHLNYPIGLIGSYWGGTPIEAWSPPEATRVCPVVTHSYVDCCPHDPHVLWNAKIYALRAMTMYGVLWYQGESNADHTAEYDCQQKAMIREWRAQFNRESMGQTRADFPFGYVQLGAIDDKGYVGGFPALRWSQTANHGYSPNSDQHNVFMAVAMDLPDFQSPYIAIHPRYKQEVAQRLVKSALNVAYGHKGVKFQGPFPTKILTSGNTLTIEFDAGSAHLDIRNTHGIEICCSGSCNMINNAIAAPITAHSQSSVTVDSSGCGSQHMQVVRYAWRTSPCHLLQCAVYDSVTGLPAPTFYLTVPQGGGLIG